Proteins encoded together in one Riemerella anatipestifer window:
- the rdgB gene encoding RdgB/HAM1 family non-canonical purine NTP pyrophosphatase — MKKEILIATHNQHKKEEIQQILGDGFIVKSLSDYQLNDEIVEDGNTFEENAFIKASYCFQKTGIPSLGDDSGLVVDALDGRPGIYSARYAGNHDFKANIAKVLEEMQGKTNRAAHFITVLCLVDENGASYFEGKVHGHLLEEDRGHQGFGYDPIFVPNGYETNFAEMAPEEKNAISHRKNALDQFLTTITQ, encoded by the coding sequence ATGAAAAAAGAAATCTTAATAGCGACACACAATCAACATAAAAAAGAAGAAATCCAACAAATCTTAGGTGATGGCTTCATAGTAAAAAGCCTTTCCGATTATCAACTCAATGATGAAATCGTAGAAGACGGCAATACTTTTGAGGAAAACGCATTTATTAAAGCCTCTTATTGTTTCCAAAAGACAGGCATTCCGAGTTTGGGTGATGATAGTGGACTTGTAGTAGATGCCTTAGACGGAAGACCAGGGATTTACTCGGCGAGATATGCTGGCAACCACGACTTTAAAGCCAATATTGCTAAAGTTTTAGAAGAAATGCAAGGCAAAACCAATAGAGCAGCACACTTCATTACTGTATTATGTTTGGTAGACGAAAACGGGGCTTCCTATTTTGAAGGCAAAGTACATGGGCATCTACTAGAGGAAGACCGAGGACACCAAGGCTTTGGCTACGACCCTATCTTTGTACCTAACGGCTACGAAACCAACTTTGCCGAAATGGCTCCAGAGGAAAAGAACGCCATTAGCCATAGAAAAAATGCCTTAGACCAGTTTTTAACCACCATTACCCAATAA
- a CDS encoding ribonuclease Z, whose translation MSVHLTILGFNSAIPTVNSSTTSQLLEVQERYFLIDCGEGAQVQLRRAKAKFSKINHIFISHLHGDHCFGLPGLIASFRLLGRETPLHIYGPKGIQEMLETIFRITETQRGFEVIYHELEGNQSVKIYEDHKVEVFTIPLNHRIYCNGYLFREKPKERHLNMEEISKYPEIETCDYHNLKKGKDFTLSDGFVLKNEVLTTPPQPSVSYAFCSDTRYLESIVPIIKGVDVLYHEATFLHDLKEMADYTGHTTALEAATIAQKAGVKKLILGHFSNRYADLNVFTDEARTVFPNTFLPKMLETIKI comes from the coding sequence GTGAGTGTACATTTAACCATATTAGGCTTTAATTCCGCAATTCCTACTGTAAACTCGTCCACCACCTCTCAACTTTTAGAGGTGCAAGAACGCTACTTCTTAATCGATTGTGGCGAAGGGGCACAAGTACAGCTGAGAAGAGCTAAAGCCAAGTTTTCTAAAATCAATCATATATTTATCTCTCACCTACATGGCGACCATTGTTTTGGCTTACCAGGGCTTATTGCGTCATTTCGTTTGCTAGGGAGAGAAACGCCTTTGCACATCTATGGTCCGAAGGGAATCCAAGAAATGCTAGAAACTATTTTTAGAATTACAGAAACCCAGAGAGGCTTTGAAGTGATTTACCACGAGCTAGAAGGCAATCAATCGGTAAAAATCTACGAAGACCACAAAGTGGAAGTCTTTACCATTCCGCTCAACCACAGGATTTACTGCAATGGCTACCTCTTTAGAGAAAAACCAAAAGAACGCCACCTGAATATGGAGGAAATCAGCAAATATCCTGAAATAGAAACTTGTGATTATCACAACCTTAAAAAAGGAAAAGACTTTACCCTATCCGATGGTTTTGTACTCAAAAATGAAGTACTTACCACCCCACCACAGCCTTCTGTGTCTTATGCTTTTTGTAGTGATACCCGCTATTTGGAAAGCATCGTCCCAATTATCAAAGGTGTAGATGTACTCTACCACGAGGCAACTTTCTTACACGATTTAAAGGAAATGGCAGACTATACAGGGCACACTACTGCCCTAGAAGCGGCTACCATTGCCCAAAAAGCAGGAGTTAAAAAACTCATTTTAGGACACTTCTCTAACCGCTATGCCGACTTAAATGTCTTTACCGATGAGGCAAGAACGGTATTCCCTAATACCTTTCTACCCAAAATGCTAGAAACCATAAAAATCTAA
- a CDS encoding TIGR02757 family protein yields MDSNELKDFLNEKADLYNHPNFIEQDPIQIPHRFSLKQDIEISGFIAATIAWGNRKSIIKSANHIMELMGQSPLDFVLNHTDKDLDKIGTRAIHRTFNSEDLIYFIQRFKHLYQNHSSMEELLLPQDGETNFYHALERFRNAFLDTTTQHRSHKHISSTYKKSAAKRLMMFLRWMVRKDNKGVDFGIWEQLDPALLSIPLDVHTGNIARQLQLITRTQNDWKTVEELDHTIRKWDAKDPAKYDFALFGLGVSGEFK; encoded by the coding sequence ATGGATTCCAACGAGCTAAAAGACTTCCTAAACGAGAAGGCAGACCTATACAACCACCCCAATTTTATAGAGCAAGACCCTATACAAATACCGCATCGGTTTTCTCTAAAGCAGGATATAGAAATCTCGGGGTTTATAGCGGCTACCATTGCTTGGGGCAACCGAAAATCTATTATCAAAAGCGCCAACCATATTATGGAACTTATGGGGCAGTCGCCATTAGATTTTGTGCTGAACCATACCGATAAAGATTTAGACAAGATAGGCACTAGAGCCATACACCGTACTTTTAACTCTGAAGATTTAATCTATTTTATCCAAAGATTTAAGCATCTCTACCAAAACCACTCGTCTATGGAAGAGCTACTCCTCCCCCAAGACGGCGAAACCAATTTCTACCACGCACTAGAACGCTTTAGAAACGCTTTCCTAGATACCACCACCCAACACCGTAGCCACAAGCACATCAGTTCTACCTACAAGAAATCTGCGGCTAAACGGCTGATGATGTTCCTAAGATGGATGGTAAGAAAGGACAACAAAGGCGTAGATTTTGGCATTTGGGAACAGCTAGACCCCGCCCTACTGTCTATCCCACTAGATGTGCACACGGGCAACATCGCAAGGCAGCTCCAACTAATTACAAGAACCCAAAACGATTGGAAAACCGTGGAAGAACTAGACCATACCATTAGAAAATGGGACGCCAAAGACCCCGCAAAGTACGATTTTGCCCTCTTTGGGCTAGGCGTTTCTGGAGAGTTTAAATAA
- a CDS encoding IS982-like element ISRa1 family transposase yields MNNIEQIYERILEVLGLFSENQLISYQRRTPKMSDLEVISLNITAEYLSIDSELQLFRKLPNSLINKIERSVYNKRKRRLSLQTEQIRQRISMEFNEFEDIFIVDSMPMKVCENARSTRSKICKEQSYSSPTYGYCASQKLYFYGYKLHAVCSLNGVIKNFDISPASVHDIHYLKDSGEQMRNCTLIGDRGYLSAKVQIDLFNYANIKLDTPMRSNQKDYIPQFSLYKKKRKRIETFFSQLCDQFMIKRNYAKTFEGFKTRIISKITAATVIQYINKFIFQRKLNHLKISII; encoded by the coding sequence ATGAACAACATAGAGCAAATATATGAAAGAATTTTGGAAGTTTTAGGACTTTTTTCAGAAAATCAACTGATTAGTTATCAGAGAAGAACACCTAAAATGAGCGATTTAGAAGTCATAAGTCTTAATATTACTGCTGAATACTTGAGTATTGATAGCGAATTACAGTTATTTAGAAAATTGCCAAACTCTCTGATAAACAAAATTGAAAGAAGTGTTTACAATAAGCGAAAACGAAGACTATCCCTACAAACAGAGCAAATTAGACAGCGTATTTCGATGGAGTTCAATGAGTTTGAAGATATTTTTATCGTTGATAGCATGCCAATGAAAGTTTGTGAAAACGCTCGTTCTACTCGTTCAAAAATTTGTAAAGAGCAATCCTATTCTTCACCAACATATGGTTATTGTGCTTCACAGAAATTATATTTCTATGGCTATAAACTACACGCAGTATGTTCTTTAAATGGTGTGATTAAGAATTTTGATATAAGCCCTGCATCCGTTCACGACATCCACTATTTAAAAGATAGTGGTGAGCAAATGCGAAACTGTACTTTAATTGGAGATAGAGGCTATTTATCAGCAAAAGTTCAAATAGATTTATTTAACTATGCTAATATTAAATTAGATACACCAATGAGAAGTAATCAGAAAGATTATATTCCTCAATTTTCATTGTACAAGAAAAAGCGAAAACGAATTGAGACATTTTTCTCTCAACTTTGCGACCAATTTATGATTAAAAGAAACTATGCTAAAACTTTTGAAGGCTTTAAAACAAGGATAATCAGTAAAATAACCGCCGCAACGGTTATTCAATATATCAATAAATTTATCTTCCAAAGAAAATTAAATCATCTAAAAATCAGTATTATTTAA
- a CDS encoding DNA-binding domain-containing protein encodes MNTLKAWLRPNLLTKDDPNDFVAVPLLGDSLGITEIVEALKKEGMEIQTETAVDIITRFNRKASELVLNGYSVNTGLVYMRPAIKGVFYDKTWDKEKHSVYVNVNQGLDLRKAVADTKVEVLGEQSSPMSVFSITDKATGKADGTLTKGKNTEIKGTFIKIDGNDPKNGIVFKNLDTQQEVKLSAEHIVLNEPSRLLILVPIDLEAGNYELSITTQFTKGNTLLKDPRTENLSTPIVIV; translated from the coding sequence ATGAATACTTTAAAAGCGTGGTTGCGTCCCAACCTACTCACGAAAGACGACCCTAACGATTTTGTAGCCGTACCCCTTCTAGGTGATAGTCTCGGTATTACAGAAATCGTAGAAGCCCTTAAAAAAGAGGGTATGGAGATACAAACCGAGACCGCAGTAGATATTATCACTCGTTTTAATCGTAAAGCCTCAGAGTTGGTACTCAATGGGTATAGTGTAAATACAGGGCTGGTGTATATGCGTCCTGCCATTAAGGGGGTGTTTTACGACAAGACTTGGGATAAGGAGAAGCATTCTGTTTATGTAAATGTAAACCAAGGTCTAGACCTTAGAAAAGCGGTAGCAGACACCAAGGTAGAAGTCCTAGGCGAGCAATCCAGCCCAATGAGTGTGTTCAGCATTACCGATAAAGCCACAGGCAAAGCAGACGGTACACTTACCAAAGGTAAGAATACCGAAATCAAAGGCACATTCATTAAAATAGACGGCAATGACCCTAAAAACGGCATCGTCTTTAAAAACCTAGACACTCAGCAAGAAGTGAAACTCTCAGCAGAGCATATTGTCCTTAATGAGCCGTCAAGGTTACTCATATTGGTTCCTATAGATTTAGAAGCGGGGAATTATGAGCTAAGTATTACGACGCAGTTCACCAAAGGCAACACGCTCCTCAAAGACCCGAGAACCGAAAACTTATCTACTCCTATAGTAATTGTATAG